The following are encoded in a window of Brettanomyces bruxellensis chromosome 9, complete sequence genomic DNA:
- a CDS encoding uncharacterized protein (BUSCO:EOG09260TWS~CAZy:GH37), translating to MSSLLKGEPAGNQAAGADISKKLAGGVGPRTTEDGNIGPFEKPDIYYGPETDPSNTKGRFGKLRTRSEVFSRGLFNTKFLDRAQGEKPRGKALFDLLDGGASDKESADSMLVGSRAGSSDTSSSSVADEPEMSGRSSSFMKKYLKGLDVWNKLTQAGKIGKEPEPVAHAERGITPEPEKPEGEASYLRRRGSTDSTSSKVNSKRFFISDIDGTLKRLLESEDTDHNCQITIEDTGPKVMKLGTANSAGYKQYDIRGTYMLSNLLQELTITKRMGRKQMILDEARLNENPVDRLRRLISTVFWKNLRRQVTEDSVLEMASDTKIDSPDAKYPRIYVPHNEPEQYFYYTGIAKRHPEYQLQVEYLPEKITDEWVKSINGRPGFLALATRHKSEKYGDLEGYPYIVPGGRFNEQYGWDSYFETLGLLESGQVEPCIGMCRNFIFEISHYGKILNANRSYYLCRSQPPFLTQMTLKIFNYVKAHDNRENLGLLKDGFTAAIKEYKTVWCCAPRLDQRTGLSTYYPSGLGIPPETEASHFDALLTPYSKKHNMSLDEFRRKYNDGEIDEPELDEYFVNDRAVRESGHDTTYRMDGLCAHLATVDLNSLLYKYETDIAYVIKTFFNDSFVLPDGTVEKSATWTERAERRKKTMNRYMWSEHDSMYYDYNVQLDKRSKYESVTSLYPLWAGICTPEQAKKIVENTIPKFEEFGGLVSGTKRSRGPISVERPSRQWDYPFAWAPHQMMAWKGLSNYGYKDVARRLAYRWCYMMTFAFVDFNGIVVEKYDATSEKQPHRVEAEYGNQGSGFKGVATEGFGWVNASYMVGLGYLDKTGIRALGMVTSPRDFLQHMNANERKAYGVEGGQKQLARARKINAATKV from the coding sequence ATGTCGAGCTTATTGAAGGGTGAGCCGGCCGGAAATCAGGCGGCAGGTGCAGATATCAGCAAGAAGCTGGCAGGAGGAGTTGGACCAAGGACTACAGAGGATGGAAACATTGGACCATTTGAGAAACCAGACATCTATTATGGCCCGGAGACCGACCCTTCGAACACGAAGGGCAGGTTTGGGAAGTTGAGGACGAGAAGTGAGGTTTTTTCGAGAGGTTTGTTCAACACGAAGTTTCTGGATAGGGCCCAGGGCGAGAAGCCACGTGGAAAGGCGTTGTTTGACCTCTTAGATGGCGGTGCAAGCGACAAGGAGAGTGCAGACAGCATGCTGGTGGGCAGCAGAGCTGGCAGCTCGGACACTTCGAGCAGTTCTGTTGCCGATGAGCCGGAAATGTCGGGCAGGTCGTCGAGCTTCATGAAAAAGTACTTGAAAGGGTTGGACGTGTGGAACAAGCTCACGCAGGCAGGCAAGATCGGCAAGGAGCCGGAGCCGGTGGCACACGCAGAGCGGGGAATCACGCCGGAGCCAGAAAAGCCAGAGGGAGAGGCATCGTACCTCCGCAGAAGGGGAAGTACGGATTCGACATCGTCGAAAGTGAACTCGAAGAGATTCTTCATCAGTGACATCGACGGGACTTTGAAGCGGCTTCTAGAGAGCGAGGATACGGACCACAACTGCCAGATCACGATCGAGGACACGGGTCCAAAGGTGATGAAGTTGGGCACGGCAAACTCGGCCGGATACAAGCAGTACGACATCCGGGGCACGTACATGCTCTCGAATCTCTTGCAGGAGTTGACGATTACCAAGCGGATGGGCCGGAAGCAGATGATCCTGGACGAGGCGCGGCTCAACGAGAACCCGGTGGACCGGTTGCGGAGGCTCATCAGTACTGTTTTCTGGAAGAACTTGAGGAGGCAGGTGACCGAGGACAGCGTGTTGGAGATGGCCAGCGACACGAAGATCGACAGCCCGGATGCCAAGTATCCGCGGATCTACGTTCCGCACAACGAGCCCGAGCAGTACTTCTACTACACGGGAATTGCCAAGAGGCATCCTGAGTATCAACTCCAGGTGGAGTACCTCCCGGAGAAGATAACGGATGAGTGGGTGAAGTCGATCAACGGTCGGCCGGGATTCCTTGCCTTGGCCACCAGGCACAAGAGTGAGAAGTATGGAGACTTGGAAGGTTATCCGTACATTGTTCCCGGGGGTCGTTTCAACGAGCAGTACGGTTGGGATTCGTACTTTGAGACTTTGGGGCTCCTGGAGAGTGGCCAGGTGGAACCTTGCATTGGAATGTGCCGGAACTTCATCTTCGAGATTTCACACTACGGCAAGATCTTGAACGCCAACCGCTCGTACTACCTCTGCCGGTCGCAGCCACCTTTCCTCACGCAGATGACGTTGAAAATCTTCAATTACGTCAAGGCCCACGACAACAGAGAGAATCTCGGCTTGCTGAAGGATGGATTTACCGCCGCCATCAAGGAGTACAAGACCGTGTGGTGCTGTGCTCCACGGCTTGACCAGAGAACCGGGTTGTCGACGTACTACCCGTCGGGATTGGGCATTCCGCCGGAAACAGAGGCCTCGCACTTCGACGCCTTGTTGACTCCATACAGCAAGAAGCACAACATGTCCTTGGACGAGTTCCGTCGCAAGTACAACGACGGTGAGATCGACGAGCCCGAGTTGGACGAGTACTTCGTGAATGACCGTGCAGTGCGGGAATCCGGTCACGACACAACATATCGGATGGACGGCTTGTGTGCACACCTAGCCACGGTTGACTTGAACTCCTTGTTGTACAAGTACGAGACCGACATCGCCTACGTAATCAAGACTTTCTTCAACGACAGCTTTGTACTACCGGATGGCACCGTCGAGAAGAGTGCAACGTGGACTGAGCGGGCTGAGCGTCGCAAAAAGACGATGAACCGGTACATGTGGAGCGAGCATGACAGCATGTATTACGACTACAACGTGCAGCTCGACAAGAGGTCCAAGTATGAGTCCGTGACCTCCTTGTATCCACTCTGGGCTGGCATATGCACCCCGGAGCAGGCCAAGAAGATCGTCGAGAACACGATTCCGAAGTTTGAGGAGTTCGGAGGCCTTGTTTCTGGCACCAAGCGCAGCAGAGGACCAATTAGCGTCGAGAGACCTTCCAGGCAGTGGGACTATCCATTTGCCTGGGCTCCACACCAGATGATGGCCTGGAAGGGACTATCCAACTACGGATACAAGGATGTGGCCCGCCGACTTGCCTACCGGTGGTGCTATATGATGACATTTGCCTTTGTGGACTTCAACGGTATCGTGGTGGAGAAGTACGATGCCACGTCCGAAAAACAGCCTCACCGGGTCGAGGCCGAGTACGGAAACCAGGGTTCTGGCTTCAAGGGGGTGGCCACCGAGGGATTCGGCTGGGTCAATGCCTCCTACATGGTTGGTTTGGGCTACTTGGACAAAACAGGTATCCGTGCCCTTGGAATGGTCACTTCTCCCCGCGACTTCTTGCAGCATATGAATGCTAACGAGAGAAAAGCTTACGGTGTGGAAGGTGGCCAGAAGCAGTTGGCCAGGGCCAGAAAGATCAATGCTGCCACCAAGGTTTAG